The Humulus lupulus chromosome 4, drHumLupu1.1, whole genome shotgun sequence genome has a window encoding:
- the LOC133832204 gene encoding uncharacterized protein LOC133832204: MCEALSMYPEALLQLNQSWNSVVIDDMEFSTMEFTIRDFLVSYELDHQELVLVMTDDGEIEEPPAAPTVDLAAEVARLREELRLRDEGLAQARQAPQTSQTHPIPQVPVAQPQPPVPPPAPQPVAYGFEPVYERFRKQAPPTFEGKADPMVAEDWLSLSVTDYAQKFDQLAKFAPEVVPTDTMRIQRFVKGLKPMIARDVRMTSAEVASYAEILDRALEAEYLEDRIWKDNAARRESHRNKNFHENNKRKAIEGQNSGVDKRPRPPVPNSSYHNSQNHNNRNNRFNDRNRGNQQGNRVEHPTCPKCTRKHPGECQAVFKDFLDKFVVVFIDDILIYSKTKEEHEEHLRLTLNRLREHRLYAKFSKCEFWLEQVTFLGHIVSKDGIAVDPSKIEAIRDWPQPKNASEVRSFLGLAGYYRKFVEGFSKIATPLTNLTRKHQKFVWTEKCEESFQTMKDKLISAPILCVPTEGGKFVVYCDASKNGLGCVLMQEGKVVAYASRQLKDYEQRYPTHDLELAAVVFALKIWRHHLYGDRCEIYTDHKSLKYFFTQKELNMRQRRWLELVKDYDCEILYHPGKANVVADA, from the exons ATGTGTGAGGCGTTGTCAATGTACCCAGAGGCTCTTTTACAGTTAAATCAGTCATGGAATAGCGTCGTGATAGATGACATGGAGTTTAGCACTATGGAGTTCACGATTCGCGACTTTCTGGTAAGTTACGAACTAGATCATCAGGAGCTGGTATTAGTAATGACGGATGATGGCGAGATAGAGGAAC CTCCAGCAGCGCCAACTGTGGACCTGGCTGCAGAGGTGGCAAGGCTAAGAGAAGAGTTGAGACTAAGAGATGAGGGGCTAGCGCAAGCTAGACAAGCACCACAGACATCTCAAACGCACCCTATACCTCAAGTACCAGTGGCACAACCGCAGCCGccagtaccaccacctgcaccacaacCTGTAGCCTATGGGTTTGAACCGGTATATGAACGCTTCAGGAAACAAGCCCCACCGACGTTTGAGGGGAAAGCTGATCCAATGGTTGCAGAAGATTGGCTAAG CCTTTCGGTCACCGACTATGCACAGAAGTTTGATCAATTGGCCAAGTTTGCCCCTGAGGTGGTGCCGACTGATACAATGCGAATTCAAAGGTTTGTAAAGGGACTCAAACCAATGATAGCAAGGGATGTTAGGATGACCAGCGCTGAGGTGGCCAGTTATGCAGAGATATTGGATAGAGCTCTTGAGGCTGAATATCTGGAGGATcgaatatggaaggataatgccgcTAGAAGAGAGAGCCACCGCAACAAGAACTTCCATGAGAACAACAAGAGAAAGGCTATCGAAGGGCAGAATAGTGGGGTTGACAAAAGGCCTAGACCTCCAGTCCCGAACAGCAGCTACCACAACTCTCAGAACCATAACAACCGCAATAACCGCTTCAATGACCGGAACCGTGGGAACCAACAGGGCAACCGAGTTGAGCATCCTACCTGCCCTAAATGCACAAGGAAACACCCAGGAGAGTGTCAGGCCG tatttaaggatttcttggacaagttcgtagtagtgttcattgatgatatcctcatttactcaaagaccaaggaggagcacgaaGAGCACTTGAGATTGACTCTAAACAGATTACGGGAACatcggttgtacgccaagttctctaaatgcgaattttggctggaacaggtaaCCTTCTTAGGGCATATAGTCTCCAAGGATGggattgcagtagacccatcaaagatcgaggccattagagactggccccagccaaagaatgcctcagaagttcggagtttcttagggttggcaggttattatagaaagtttgtcgagggtttctcgaagatcgctaccccgttgaccaacttaacccggaaacatcagaagttcgtatggacagaaaaatgtgaagagagttttcagaccatgaaggataagttgatttccgcgcctatcctttgtgttcccactgagggcggaaaatttgtggtatactgtgatgcgtcaaagaacggtttgggatgcgtgttgatgcaagaagggaaggtggtagcttatgcttctagacaactcaaggattatgagcagcggtatcccactcatgaccttgaattggcagctgtagtattcgcactcaagatatggagacatcacctgtacggagataggtgtgagatatacaccgaccacaaaagtctgaaatactttttcacacaaaaggaactaaacatgagacagcggaggtggttggaattagtaaaggattacgattgcgagattctataccacccaggcaaagcaaacgtagttgccgatgct